Within the Streptosporangium album genome, the region GCGGCTGCCCGGCCGGATCGAGCAGGGTGACGCCTCCGGCGGTGTAGCTCCGGTTGCGCCAGGCGGGCAGCGAGAGGCCGCGGTAGTCGGTCACGCCCCGCTCCGAGTCGCGCATGGCCAGCATGAGGTCGGCGTTGTGGATGAGCCGGTCCAGGTAAGAGGTGTCCCCGTAGGCTTCGTACATCCGGATGAAGGCGGCGAGCACGTAGGACTGCCCCCAGCCCAGGCCGCCCTGCTCGTTGTGGTCGGTCGGCTGGCCGAGGTTGCCGCTCGAGTGGAAGACCCTGTCGAACAGGTCGAAGGTCTCCCTGGCCGTGTAGTCGTAGCCCGCGGCGGCGCGAGCCGTACCTGTGGTGCCGAGAACTCCCAGGGCGAGGGTTCCCATCGTGAATTGCCTGCGTGACAACATTGTTCGACCACCTCTCGCGCGACGTCAGCCCTTGACCGCGCCGCGCATGCCTTCGAGTACGTGACGTTGCATGATCATGAAGAAGATGACGACAGGCAGGATCGAGATGACGGTTCCGGCGGCGAGGCTGCGGACGTCGGTGCCGGTGACGCCCGCGAGGTAGGAGATCCCCAGCGCGATCGGGTACATCGCGGAGTCCTTCAGCACGACCATCGGCCAGATGAAGCTGTTCCAGACCGAGATGAAGCCGAAGATGCCGAGGATCGCCAGGGTGGGACGCGCGGCGGGCAGCATGACGTGCCAGAAGATCCTCAGCTCGTGACAGCCATCGGTGCGGGCGGCGTCGATGACCTCGCGTGGCACGCCCGCGAAGGTCTGGCGGATCAGGAAGATCCCGAAAGCGGACAGCAGTCCCGGCAGGATCACGCCCGCGTAGCTGTCGGCCATGCCGAGCTGCGAGACCACCAGGAAGCGGGGGAGGAGCATGACCTCGCCCGGCAGGAACATCGTCGACAGGATGGCGAAGAAGATGAGGTTCTTGCCGCGGAAGTTCATCTGGGCGAGCGGGTAGGCGCACAGCGCGGAGACGACGATGTACACGGGCACCATCACGCCGACGTAGATGACCGAGTTGAACAGGTAGCTCAGGTAGGGGATGGTCGTCCAGGCCTCCTTCACCCAGGTCAGGACCGGGGGCCGGGGGATGATGTCGGGGGGGAAGGAGAAGACGGCCTGGCCGGCGGGTTTGAAGGCCGCCGAGAGCAGGATCAGGAACGGGCCGACGAAGACGAGGGCGATCGCGGTCAGCAGGACGTACATGCCCGCGCGCCGCAGCCG harbors:
- a CDS encoding carbohydrate ABC transporter permease, encoding MTPKLAFRLRRAGMYVLLTAIALVFVGPFLILLSAAFKPAGQAVFSFPPDIIPRPPVLTWVKEAWTTIPYLSYLFNSVIYVGVMVPVYIVVSALCAYPLAQMNFRGKNLIFFAILSTMFLPGEVMLLPRFLVVSQLGMADSYAGVILPGLLSAFGIFLIRQTFAGVPREVIDAARTDGCHELRIFWHVMLPAARPTLAILGIFGFISVWNSFIWPMVVLKDSAMYPIALGISYLAGVTGTDVRSLAAGTVISILPVVIFFMIMQRHVLEGMRGAVKG